A region from the Gloeocapsa sp. PCC 73106 genome encodes:
- a CDS encoding GAF domain-containing sensor histidine kinase has product MLSADQGLSSEFLALCESQLALLTESLGANQTAVYLTQTWQPSNGTKLVPVAVYPRTDVHLLESLPEIKPNQTKLRKLLPRGEVINNQSEVLSSPQSNKEQLVLPLIYEDMVMGLLVTSREDKEWKPPELVQIEQIAQTIAIACLLDQRQSWYEQNLVDMQEIRIVEQTKLADFLHQLRNPLTALRTFGKLLLKRLIPGDENQKIVTGLLREAEHLQDLIKQFETGTRESPQLDSASQVKSSFLLPALTLEPVNLSAVVEPILLSAQTLGEAKNIQLLVELSAVLSPVQGNAQALAEVLQNLVDNALKYTPSGGKIKITTLTKPGFLGLAIHDTGYGIPHEVQERIFERHYRGVQANGDIPGTGLGLAIAKDLIEQMHGSIELISPNHCEFEDKGTTFIVWLPLSKT; this is encoded by the coding sequence ATGTTATCTGCTGATCAAGGACTAAGTTCAGAGTTTCTAGCTTTATGTGAATCTCAACTGGCGTTACTGACTGAGAGTTTAGGTGCGAACCAAACTGCTGTTTATCTGACTCAAACATGGCAACCATCTAATGGTACTAAACTCGTCCCTGTGGCTGTTTATCCTCGCACCGACGTTCATTTGCTGGAAAGCTTACCGGAAATCAAACCCAATCAAACCAAATTGCGCAAACTCTTACCCAGGGGCGAAGTTATCAATAATCAAAGTGAGGTTTTATCTTCTCCACAGAGCAATAAGGAACAATTGGTGCTACCGTTAATATATGAAGACATGGTTATGGGGTTATTGGTAACGAGCAGGGAAGATAAGGAGTGGAAACCGCCGGAACTAGTACAAATTGAGCAAATTGCCCAAACTATTGCGATCGCTTGTCTTTTGGATCAACGTCAGTCTTGGTATGAACAAAATTTAGTTGATATGCAGGAAATCCGGATTGTTGAACAAACCAAACTCGCTGATTTTCTGCATCAGTTACGCAACCCTCTCACAGCTTTGCGCACTTTTGGAAAGCTTTTACTTAAGCGCTTAATTCCAGGAGATGAGAATCAAAAAATTGTTACCGGTTTGCTGCGAGAAGCGGAACATCTTCAAGATTTGATCAAACAGTTTGAAACTGGAACGAGGGAATCTCCACAACTCGACTCAGCTTCTCAGGTTAAATCTTCTTTTTTACTACCTGCGTTAACCTTAGAACCCGTTAATCTGAGCGCCGTGGTGGAGCCGATACTGCTCTCAGCACAGACTCTAGGAGAAGCTAAAAACATTCAACTATTGGTAGAGTTATCAGCAGTGCTTTCCCCAGTACAAGGGAATGCTCAAGCTTTGGCAGAAGTGCTGCAAAATTTGGTTGATAATGCCCTTAAATACACACCATCGGGCGGAAAAATTAAAATCACGACTCTTACTAAACCGGGATTTCTCGGTCTTGCTATTCATGATACTGGGTATGGTATTCCCCATGAGGTACAAGAACGTATCTTCGAACGCCATTATCGCGGTGTTCAGGCAAATGGCGATATTCCGGGTACGGGTTTAGGACTAGCGATCGCTAAAGATTTGATAGAACAGATGCACGGAAGTATCGAGTTAATCAGTCCTAATCATTGTGAGTTTGAAGATAAAGGGACAACTTTTATCGTTTGGCTTCCTTTAAGTAAAACTTAA
- the psb30 gene encoding photosystem II reaction center protein Ycf12/Psb30, with the protein MDFITNLFGNLNIEAILQLTFVALIMISGPVVIFVLAFRGGDL; encoded by the coding sequence ATGGATTTTATCACCAATTTATTCGGCAACCTCAATATAGAGGCGATTTTACAGTTAACTTTCGTGGCTCTAATCATGATTTCAGGACCTGTGGTTATTTTTGTCCTGGCTTTTCGTGGCGGAGACCTTTAA
- a CDS encoding aspartyl protease family protein: protein MVDRMPYLPLMLSLDGQRLNTEGLLDTGASVNVLPYELGLQLGLIWENETISVLLAGNLARFEARAVVVNAQVSLFSEVDLAFAWTQAPNVPLILGQANFFFEFDVCFFRARSEFEVRPKRV, encoded by the coding sequence ATGGTTGATCGAATGCCATATTTGCCTTTGATGCTCAGCCTTGATGGTCAACGCCTGAACACTGAAGGTTTATTGGATACAGGCGCAAGCGTTAATGTTTTGCCCTATGAATTGGGTTTACAACTGGGCTTAATCTGGGAGAATGAAACGATCTCGGTTCTATTAGCAGGAAACTTGGCTCGATTTGAAGCTCGTGCAGTCGTTGTTAATGCTCAAGTCAGTTTGTTTTCCGAAGTTGATCTCGCATTTGCTTGGACACAAGCACCCAATGTGCCTTTAATCTTGGGGCAAGCTAATTTCTTCTTTGAGTTTGATGTCTGCTTCTTCCGTGCGCGTTCTGAATTTGAAGTTCGCCCTAAGCGAGTTTAA
- a CDS encoding antitoxin Xre/MbcA/ParS toxin-binding domain-containing protein, whose translation MIQSTQPLSILGIALNEDVSSSFNSPSVIRQGLPIASFKRVAEYYQLSDSQMSEKIGTSLRTIVRLQKEQKPLNLIWSDRLYRLARIAAQAQTVFENPQKATDWLKRPNRALNGNAPIDLLDTDAGTQLVADLLERIELGVYS comes from the coding sequence ATGATTCAATCAACACAACCACTATCCATTTTAGGGATCGCTCTTAATGAGGATGTATCCTCAAGCTTTAACAGCCCCTCTGTGATAAGACAGGGATTACCGATCGCGTCTTTTAAGCGAGTAGCTGAATATTACCAACTATCAGACAGTCAAATGTCTGAAAAAATAGGCACTTCCCTGAGAACAATTGTCAGACTTCAAAAAGAACAAAAACCGTTAAATCTCATTTGGTCTGACAGATTATACCGACTAGCGCGAATCGCAGCACAAGCGCAGACAGTGTTTGAAAATCCTCAAAAGGCTACTGATTGGTTAAAAAGACCAAATCGCGCTTTAAATGGAAATGCACCCATTGACTTACTTGATACCGATGCAGGGACACAACTGGTAGCGGATTTACTTGAGCGGATTGAGTTAGGGGTATACAGTTGA
- a CDS encoding RES family NAD+ phosphorylase, whose translation MSLSLWRIVKRKYADTAFSGEGAFLVGGRWNSQGRRMVYTSGTLSLAALEIFVHMEIEDMPPMVYQKATIPELVKITYLAATELPLDWRNVPAPSVLATIGDDWLQNNETAILAVPSAIIPVEYNYLINPTHPDFAQLTFDEPQPFELDPRLWRSS comes from the coding sequence TTGAGTCTAAGTCTGTGGCGAATTGTCAAGCGTAAATATGCAGACACAGCTTTTAGTGGAGAAGGTGCCTTCCTAGTAGGTGGACGTTGGAATTCACAGGGGCGTAGGATGGTTTACACTTCAGGGACCCTCTCACTGGCGGCTTTAGAAATCTTTGTCCATATGGAAATAGAGGATATGCCACCGATGGTTTATCAAAAAGCAACTATCCCTGAGTTAGTAAAAATCACATATCTGGCCGCAACTGAATTACCTTTAGATTGGCGCAATGTGCCCGCACCAAGTGTTTTAGCAACAATAGGGGATGACTGGCTTCAAAATAATGAGACCGCTATTTTAGCCGTTCCTTCTGCTATTATTCCCGTTGAGTATAACTATCTAATCAACCCTACACACCCTGATTTTGCTCAATTAACTTTTGATGAACCTCAACCATTTGAGTTAGATCCAAGACTTTGGAGAAGTAGTTAA